The following is a genomic window from Candidatus Zymogenus saltonus.
TTTATAACAATATAGTCATTATATATAATGGATGATTTCTTATTATATAATTTATTAGCCATTCGTTATATAATACTTGACATATACACTGCAACATGCTATATTTCCCCACATATAGTTGATTTTTTAAAAAACAGAGAGGCAGGAATTCCAGGATTTCATCTTTTATGATGTAATTTGGAACTTCATCACTTTGCAATTATCCTTAGTGCATCATAAAACAAGGGCGCCGGTGGGATCTACCTTCTCCACGTTGGTGCTTTTTTTAATTTGAATGAAGATACAGTTATGTTTAGGCAACTAATACAAGAAGATAATACTTGCATACTAAAAGGACTATAAAAGGAGGTATTAGAAATGGAGCCAATGTGGGAAAAAATAATAGTCGGAGCCGTCTTTTCGTTTATGAGCATACTCTTGCCAATTGTCCCTGCGTATATACTTTATAAATTTCTTCCTTCAAAGGCATCCGCAAAGGGGCCTTTTAAGGGTCTATCGCTCCAATTAAAGGGAGCATTTGCAGCATACTTTTTACTATTCATTTCTCTAAGCGGTATGTTGGTCGCCTACTTGTTAAATACAAAATCTGAATCCGAGATATATGATTTATGGAAAATTAGAGGTTGGGTCAAGCTTGAGGAAGATGGCGATGAATCAATGGTTAATTATACCATTAGTCCAGAAATTTTAAAAGTTGATCCGGGCAAAGTTGGTAACTTCATTATTACAGGTGTGCCATTACCGGCAAAAACAAGTGGAGTTATATCGCCAACAAAATTGACTATAGAGATGGAAGGTTATGAAACCATAGAAATATGTCTTGACAAAAGGAAGCCTGGTGTAAGTACAGATTATGAACACGAAACCGTAGAAGAAGTAAAATTTGATGAAATAAGTAAAACTATCACGATTAATAGTAGTAGTAGTCCAATTATCCAAAGAAAACTAAAAGAAAAATACAATCCAAATCCACCCCCAACATCGATTGAGAAAACTCCAAAAACAACTTATAGCAATAACGATATAGTTCGTGGATCGATTATTGATGTAACTACTGAAGGAAATACAAAACCCATCGAGAATATACCTGTAACACTATGTAATAGTAAAGGTGAGGATTGTTCTTCTCCTGTGTATACAGACTCAAAAGGGATGTATTACTTTTACGAAGTCCCACCCGGAGACTATATTTTAAAAATATGGATAAACGGATATGAAATGGGAAAACCACATATTCACAAAGTTGAAGTTTCGGACTATCGAAAATTAAATATTGTAAAAACTCCACATACCGATCCAAAGACATTTGAGTTTCTTAATCCTTCATATACTAACGTAAAGAGTTTATCTATTGTACCAAATGACTTTAAAAAATAGATTTCTATCAAAATTTTTGTAAAGGCTAACTTGTCTTGAACTCTGGGGTAAGTGCAGAAGATCATTATTACAACTTAAGAAAAGCAACTATAACTCTATTTTCCATGAAAGTGATCCTCTAAATCTAATCTAATCTAATCTAATCTAATACGAACCTCTATCAGTTACTATCATTAATAACCGACTTCTCTAACTTATCTCCTGAAATCTACATTCAGATCGCTGTTGAAAATCGATGCGGCCTTAATTCGTTTTGAGAAACACCTGTCTCTATAATATCGGAATATCGGCCAAAAAATATCGTCACTATAATAAACGCTAAATACAAAATGATTCGACTTAAGGTATCATTGGAGTTTAAAATTGCATCACAGATAGGGGAAGACCGACTTTTTTACCATCTCGAAGTTCCGCTCAATCTCTCCTTTCCCCGCAACCACCTGCATATGCCCGGGAAGGAGATACTCGACGTCGAGCTTCGAGACCCGCTCGATGCTCTCCTTCAAGAGAGCGCTGTTTCCCCCGGGGAAATCCGTCCTGCCGACGTTCATGTAGAAAATCAGGTCGCCGGAGACAAGGACCTTCTTCTCCGGCCAGTATAGGCAGACCGAGCCAGGGGAGTGCCCCGGGGTTATGTAAGCCTCGAATTGGACCCCACCTATTTTGACAGTCCCGTCTTCAATAAACCGGTCTATCCTGTATTGGGGGATATCAAGCCCGAAGGCGGGGTAGAACTTCAAGCCCACATTCTCCAAAAAATCCGCCTCCGCCCGGCTCATCACGATGTTTACCCCGTCCACCTCCAAAAAGGCCTCGACCGCCTCGAAGTGATCCGGGTGGGAATGGGTCAGAAATACATTCTCAATATCCGCCGACTCAATTCCATCCTTGGAAAGCCTCTTTAACAGCTCCGGGAAAAACCGAGTCAGCCCGGGGTCGATCAACATCTTGGCGTCGCCGCCGATGTAATAGCTGTTGCAGTTGTTCTCGAACATATCAGTCCAGGGATAGGCGAAAAGATCGTCCATAATTTTCATTTTTGGCTCCTGAGTTCCGTTCTAACTTCGGCCACAAAAGGTTTACTATATTACCAAAAGAGCCGCTTAAAAGACAAGCGTTTTTGGGATATTGTTGAGATTGTTTGAAAGTAAAATAAGGGATTACACCAATTGACACATTTATGAAAGCCGATGATATCCCCCCATCTACAGATTCATAGGCCTTCTTCCTCGGAAAACATTCGGCACAATATCTAATAGTTTCGTCAAATACAAAAAGGATTAAAGTCAAGAAGCAATTTCACACCCCGATTTCATCGGGACTTCAGAGCCACTCCACCTTAGCCCGATTTCTAGCCGGCATTTTAAGATATTTACTCTTCTGGTATCCTACCGCCACGCACCCGAAGACCTGGTTTCCCTCCGGGACTCCTATCTCCTTCACTATTTCTGGGGAGTGTGGAGCCGCCCCCACGAAATATCCGATGATCGTGGCGCCAAGGCCCATGCCCTTGGCCATCATAACGATGTATGACACGGCGTAGTGGCAGTTTTCCGCGGCCGAGGGATTTGTCGGATCGGCGTGGACGACGATGACGGCCGGCGCCCCGCGGAAAATGCGGTCTTTGCCCGCCCGGGAGAACTCATAGTTGAGCCTCGCCCCATGCAGAAGCCCCTTGAGATATTCGGGAAGGCTTTCCCGATTACCCTCGAGGGCATCGGCCATTTTACCGTAGAACTCAGAGGTGATCTTAGACAGCCTCATTACCCTTTCTTTATCGCTGACCACGATGAACTCGAAATTTTGCCAGTTGTGGGCGGTTGGGGCAAACCTCGCCGTATCGATAAGAGTCTCCAGCTCCTCCTTTGGAACCGCCTTGTCCCTAAAGGAGCGGCAGCTCCTCCGTGAGCGCAAGAACTGATACAGAGTGTCCCTGTCGATCTCCATCCCCTTTTTGATCTCGACGAACTCCGATGTCTCAAGGCCGGAATGGATAACCGCATCCACGGGACATACGCAGATACAGTGCCCGCACAGGATACAGTGGTCACGGTAACGGGTTAAAATCTCCTCCGACTCCATATAGAAGATATGGGCCGGGCACGTCTCCACGCAGGCGCCGCACCTGGTGCACTTGTCAACATCCACGCCGATATAGAAAGATTCGCTTCCTCCCATCCTTTTAAGTCCTCGATATAGATTAACGTTTCAACGCCCTTTAAAAAGCCCCGCAAGGGAATTTGATTCCACTCAGTTCTTAATTAAAAATCAAGTGGACTTCATCACGATGCCTAGGACTATATTGGCCGCCTCGTCCGCCCTGTCTGCACAGTTCGAGAGGTGTCTGTAAATCTCCCTCATCTTCAACATAAATATTGGGTCCGTTCCACTGAAAAGATCGGAAAGCGCCTGACGATACGCCGCCTCCATCTTGTTTTCGTACTTCTTTGCCTTAACCGCGTGATCGTTGGCGATCTTCGGGTACTCCTCGAGATACTTCATCGATTTCTTCAGTTCCTCTCCTGCCCCTATCAAGATGTTTACCATTTTTTTGACGTCATCGTTGGCCTTGAGATCATATATCTCCAGCTCCACGACCGTAGAATTGGCATAGTCCATCACGTCATCGAGGGCCCGGGAGAGCTGGAAAATGTCCTCGCGGTCGAAAGGCGTCACAAAGGTGTTGTTAAGCTCCTCTATCAAGACCCTCCTCTCCTCGTCCCCCTTCTTCTCGAGGCCCTTGACCCTGTTGACACATTTTTCGCATTGATCTTCCGCATAGTGTTTCAGGGCATTTAGCCCCTCAAGGGAGTTCTCCGCCTGTCTCAACAGATGTCCGTAAAAATCCGGTTTGCTTTTAAACAGTTTCATAAGTGCTCACATATGGTATCTATTAATAAATATATTCCGGCGCCGATTACCACGGTCGACGGCACCGTAATGAGCCACGTTGCGAGGATGTTTCCTACCACCTCCCACCTGACGGCGTTGGCCCTCTCCGCCGTCCCCGCCCCCACGATCGATGACGACACCACCTGGGTCGTGCTGACGGGGAATCCCAGAAGGGCGGAAAGATATATAATGACGGCCGACGACGTCTGGGCCGAAAATCCGTGAACGGAGCGAATCTTATATATTCCGCCCCCCAGTGTCTTCATTATCCGAAAACCCCCGGTGAGCACTCCCAGGGAGATCGCCGAGGCACAGCTTATCTTTACCCATATGGGAATATAGGAACCGCTCCCCCCGTCGTAGAAAAATCTCATCGCTTCGGGGTTTTGATGATAGAGAATTATAAGGGCCAGC
Proteins encoded in this region:
- a CDS encoding carboxypeptidase regulatory-like domain-containing protein; the protein is MEPMWEKIIVGAVFSFMSILLPIVPAYILYKFLPSKASAKGPFKGLSLQLKGAFAAYFLLFISLSGMLVAYLLNTKSESEIYDLWKIRGWVKLEEDGDESMVNYTISPEILKVDPGKVGNFIITGVPLPAKTSGVISPTKLTIEMEGYETIEICLDKRKPGVSTDYEHETVEEVKFDEISKTITINSSSSPIIQRKLKEKYNPNPPPTSIEKTPKTTYSNNDIVRGSIIDVTTEGNTKPIENIPVTLCNSKGEDCSSPVYTDSKGMYYFYEVPPGDYILKIWINGYEMGKPHIHKVEVSDYRKLNIVKTPHTDPKTFEFLNPSYTNVKSLSIVPNDFKK
- a CDS encoding MBL fold metallo-hydrolase, which codes for MKIMDDLFAYPWTDMFENNCNSYYIGGDAKMLIDPGLTRFFPELLKRLSKDGIESADIENVFLTHSHPDHFEAVEAFLEVDGVNIVMSRAEADFLENVGLKFYPAFGLDIPQYRIDRFIEDGTVKIGGVQFEAYITPGHSPGSVCLYWPEKKVLVSGDLIFYMNVGRTDFPGGNSALLKESIERVSKLDVEYLLPGHMQVVAGKGEIERNFEMVKKSVFPYL
- a CDS encoding nitroreductase family protein; its protein translation is MGGSESFYIGVDVDKCTRCGACVETCPAHIFYMESEEILTRYRDHCILCGHCICVCPVDAVIHSGLETSEFVEIKKGMEIDRDTLYQFLRSRRSCRSFRDKAVPKEELETLIDTARFAPTAHNWQNFEFIVVSDKERVMRLSKITSEFYGKMADALEGNRESLPEYLKGLLHGARLNYEFSRAGKDRIFRGAPAVIVVHADPTNPSAAENCHYAVSYIVMMAKGMGLGATIIGYFVGAAPHSPEIVKEIGVPEGNQVFGCVAVGYQKSKYLKMPARNRAKVEWL
- a CDS encoding DUF47 family protein, whose amino-acid sequence is MKLFKSKPDFYGHLLRQAENSLEGLNALKHYAEDQCEKCVNRVKGLEKKGDEERRVLIEELNNTFVTPFDREDIFQLSRALDDVMDYANSTVVELEIYDLKANDDVKKMVNILIGAGEELKKSMKYLEEYPKIANDHAVKAKKYENKMEAAYRQALSDLFSGTDPIFMLKMREIYRHLSNCADRADEAANIVLGIVMKST